One Gigantopelta aegis isolate Gae_Host chromosome 1, Gae_host_genome, whole genome shotgun sequence genomic region harbors:
- the LOC121368537 gene encoding tigger transposable element-derived protein 6-like has protein sequence MTGVCVRDCFSLSKACCSVCDHFHAMPYLVSFLGGSGEWLSRFKSRHNVTKRVYEGKAASANNTAVISGREELKKVMKNYEREDIFKMDETGLFFKLGPNYTLASKPVKGVKRSKERITVALCANATWETKIKQLVIAKARRPRCFGTDFNPEVYVRYKHNKRAWMTSELFCDWLRAFDRQTKSRGRHVILLVDNAASHGCTHVRLTNVKVHFLPPNTTKHIQPMDGRIIRTFKAYYQRYLVQLYLNCVEENEPQVVSIRQALRFVKQAWGEVKLLQSR, from the coding sequence ATGACTGGCGTTTGCGTCAGAGATTGCTTCAGCTTGTCAAAAGcttgttgttctgtttgtgaCCATTTCCATGCGATGCCCTATCTGGTGAGCTTCCTGGGGGGCTCAGGTGAGTGGTTGTCACGGTTCAAGTCCAGACACAACGTCACCAAACGCGTGTACGAGGGGAAAGCAGCAAGTGCCAACAACACTGCTGTAATTAGCGGCAGAGAAGAGCTGAAGAAGGTGATGAAGAACTACGAGCGGGAAGATATCTTCAAAATGGATGAAACCGGACTGTTTTTCAAACTGGGCCCAAATTACACCTTAGCATCAAAGCCAGTGAAAGGGGTTAAACGGTCAAAGGAGAGAATAACAGTTGCATTGTGTGCAAATGCTACCTGGGAAACAAAAATTAAGCAATTAGTAATTGCCAAAGCTCGGAGACCACGTTGTTTCGGAACCGATTTCAACCCAGAGGTGTATGTTCGGTACAAACACAACAAGAGGGCGTGGATGACATCCGAACTGTTCTGTGATTGGTTGAGAGCTTTTGATAGGCAGACGAAGTCACGAGGTCGCCATGTTATTCTGCTTGTTGACAATGCCGCTAGCCATGGTTGTACGCATGTGCGGTTAACCAACGTAAAAGTCCATTTCTTGCCACCAAACACCACTAAACATATTCAACCAATGGATGGACGAATCATAAGGACATTCAAGGCATATTACCAGAGGTATTTGGTCCAGCTTTACCTGAATTGTGTCGAAGAGAACGAACCTCAAGTCGTCAGTATACGACAGGCGTTGAGATTTGTGAAACAAGCGTGGGGTGAGGTGAAACTGTTACAGTCACGTTGA